A single region of the Dromaius novaehollandiae isolate bDroNov1 chromosome 27, bDroNov1.hap1, whole genome shotgun sequence genome encodes:
- the PRICKLE4 gene encoding prickle-like protein 4: MSPPSPAWPRRDEPPRCGTAASPPAASSDSDSGCALEEYPDPPEVPVRSAARSSQPAPVVSGSGLRAKALLQQLPPQDCDERYCPGLAEEERRRLQAFSARRRREALGQGLACPVPGPCHGCPCKKCGRRLNRGDPGVSASGLGDELWHPSCFCCHFCHQPLVDLIYFQQDGRIYCGRHHAELFRPRCASCDQLIFLDECIEAEGRRWHPQHFCCLECEVPLRGQRYVLASGRPCCRRCFESLYAEPCQACGEPIGADSEEATHQGLRWHARAACFCCSRCRKPLRGQPLTARRSLLYCSEACSRQRDTDDDDTLAPDSPPVSRAGPATPSTSPAPVAGGCGRRVQGAELELLLDEAPVHPAFRSADDRGAAAEERSGDVGMQPGAEGPGGPGAQGHPAAGSPDAGTPRGDRDLRCPGGLSPARPSPRPGDAELQDGTEEEDSWCPTCSSSSDSDEEGFFFGKPIPRPGMSPPGRERRGPGWAGGRPARPRGGSRHCSVS; this comes from the exons ATGTCCCCGCCGAGCCCCGCATGGCCCCGGCGAGACGAGCCGCCCCGCTGCGGCACCGCCGCCAGCCCCCCTGCCGCCTCGTCCGACAGCGACTCCGGCTGCGCCCTGGAGGAGTACCCGGACCCCCCCGAG GTCCCGGTGCGCTCGGCCGCCCGCTCGTCCCAGCCGGCCCCCGTCGTCTCCGGGAGCGGCCTCCGCGCCaaagccctgctgcagcagctgccgccGCAGGACTGCGAT GAGCGGTACTGCCCCGGCCTggcggaggaggagaggaggaggctgCAAGCCTTcagcgcccggcggcggcgggaggccctggggcaggggctggcttGCCCCGTGCCGGGTCCCTGCCACGGGTGTCCCTGCAAGAAG TGCGGCCGGAGGCTGAACCGCGGCGACCCGGGGGTTTCGGCGTCCGGGCTGGGCGACGAGCTCTGGCACCCGTCCTGCTTCTGCTGCCACTTCTGCCACCAGCCCCTGGTGGACCTCATCTACTTCCAGCAGGACGGCAGGATCTACTGCGGCCGGCACCACGCCGAGCTCTTCCGGCCCCGCTGTGCCTCCTGCGACCAG CTCATCTTCCTGGACGAGTGCATCGAGGCGGAGGGCCGCCGCTGGCACCCCCAGCACTTCTGCTGCCTGGAGTGCGAGGTGCCGCTGCGCGGGCAGCGCTACGTGCTGGCGAGCGGCCggccctgctgccgccgctgcttcGAGAGCCTCTACGCCGAGCCGTGCCAGGCCTGCGGCGAGCCCATCG GCGCCGACAGCGAGGAGGCCACGCACCAGGGGCTGCGCTGGCACGCCCGAGCCGCCTGCTTCTGCTGCAGCCGCTGCCGCAAGCCGCTCCGCGGGCAGCCCCTCACCGCCCGCCGCAGCCTGCTCTACTGCTCCGAGGCCTGCAGCCGCCAGCGGGACACCGACGACGACGACACCTTGGCCCCGGACTCGCCGCCCGTCTCCCGCGccggccctgccacccccagcACCTCGCCGGCACCCgtggccgggggctgcgggcggcgggtgCAAGGCGCCG agctggagctgctgctggatgAGGCCCCTGTGCATCCCGCCTTCAGGAGCGCGGACgaccgcggggcagcggccgagGAGAGGAGCGGGGATGTGGGGATGCAGCCCGGCGCGGAGGGTCCGGGCGGCCCTGGAGCCCAGGGCCACCCGGCTGCAGGGAGCCCCGATGCCGGGACGCCGCGGGGTGACAGGGACCTGCGCTGCCCCGGTGGCCTGTCCCCTGCCCGGCCCAGCCCACGGCCGGGGGACGCCGAGCTGCAGGATGGCACGGAAGAGGAAGACTCCTGGTGCCCGACCTGCTCTTCATCCTCGGACTCGGACGAGGAGGGTTTCTTCTTCGGGAAGCCCATCCCCAGGCCTGGGATGAGCCCCCCGGGCAGGGAGCGCCGGGGCCCGGGGTGGGCTGGGGGCCGGCCGGCGAGgccgcggggcggcagccggCACTGCAGCGTGTCCTAG
- the USP49 gene encoding ubiquitin carboxyl-terminal hydrolase 49 isoform X2, with product MDRCKHVGRLRLAQDHSILNPQKWRCVDCQTTESIWACLKCSHVACGRYIEEHALKHFEETRHPLAMEVNDLYVFCYLCEDYVLNDNPEGDLKLLRSSLSAIRSQKHDPSTRSGRTLRSMAFGEDTCSHQRTPQGQPQMLTALWHRRQSLLAKALRTWFDKSSRGQLKLEQKKQMEELEKKKEAARQRRQEMKRQLLEELANTPPRKSARLLSHVHRENLIPRKFREAATTSPTSRRMQSSRFKQFYSIRRKPLMTPGVTGLRNLGNTCYMNSILQVLSHLQKFRECFLTLDLCETEELLAKTVNGKSRTPGKLANGSAANESGKTDKVGSYGTQSLPAGLNGGSSISRSLELIQPKEPSSKHISLCHELHTLFRVMWSGKWALVSPFAMLHSVWSLIPAFRGYDQQDAQEFLCELLDKVQQELESEGTKRRILIPFSQRKLTKQVLKVVNTIFHGQLLSQVTCITCNYKSNTVEPFWDLSLEFPERYHSIEKGIVPVNQTECMLTEMLAKFTETEALEGRIYACDQCNSKRRKSSPKPLVLSEAKKQLMIYRLPQVLRLHLKRFRWSERNHREKIGVHVLFDQVFGSTATTPN from the exons ATGGATAGATGCAAACATGTTGGGCGACTACGACTCGCCCAGGACCATTCTATCCTGAACCCCCAGAAGTGGCGCTGCGTGGACTGCCAGACGACAGAATCTATCTGGGCTTGTCTGAAATGCTCCCATGTAGCCTGTGGGAGGTACATTGAGGAACATGCACTTAAACACTTTGAAGAAACCAGACATCCATTGGCAATGGAAGTTAATGATCTTTATGTCTTTTGTTACCTTTGTGAAGATTATGTCTTGAACGATAACCCGGAGGGTGATCTGAAATTGCTAAGAAGTTCTCTGTCAGCAATTAGGAGTCAAAAACATGATCCGTCAACAAGAAGTGGTAGGACATTGCGATCAATGGCTTTTGGAGAGGACACGTGCAGCCATCAAAGGACCCCTCAGGGACAACCTCAGATGCTTACGGCTCTCTGGCACAGGCGCCAATCTTTGCTCGCAAAAGCGCTGCGGACCTGGTTTGATAAGAGCTCCAGAGGCCAGCTAAAATTagaacagaagaaacaaatggaagagttggagaaaaagaaggaagcagcTAGGCAGCGGCGGCAGGAGATGAAGAGACAACTTCTGGAGGAGCTAGCAAACACCCCTCCAAGGAAGAGCGCGAGATTGCTGTCTCATGTGCACAGAGAGAACTTGATTCCGAGGAAATTCAGAGAGGCGGCAACCACTTCCCCTACCTCAAGGCGGATGCAGAGCAGCAGATTCAAACAATTTTATTCCATCCGGCGTAAGCCTCTGATGACTCCTGGGGTGACAGGTCTAAGGAACCTGGGAAACACATGTTATATGAATTCTATTCTGCAAGTGCTAAGTCACCTCCAGAAATTTAGAGAATGTTTTCTGACACTTGATCTCTGTGAAACAGAAGAACTCTTAGCCAAAACTGTGAATGGGAAGTCTAGGACGCCTGGCAAATTGGCAAATGGATCTGCTGCTAATGAGTCAGGGAAGACTGACAAAGTAGGATCATATGGCACGCAGAGTTTGCCAGCTGGCTTAAATGGTGGCTCCTCAATAAGCAGGAGTTTAGAACTGATACAACCCAAGGAACCAAGTTCAAAGCACATCTCCCTCTGCCATGAATTGCACACCCTCTTCAGAGTGATGTGGTCTGGCAAGTGGGCACTCGTGTCCCCATTTGCCATGCTGCACTCTGTGTGGAGCCTGATCCCAGCATTTCGCGGTTACGATCAGCAGGACGCTCAGGAATTCCTATGTGAGTTGTTGGACaaagtgcagcaggagctggagtcAGAAGGAACGAAACGCAGGATCCTCATCCCTTTCTCACAAAGGAAGCTCACCAAGCAGGTCCTGAAGGTGGTGAACACCATTTTTCACGGGCAGCTACTCAGTCAG GTCACCTGTATAACATGCAACTACAAATCCAACACCGTTGAGCCCTTTTGGGATCTTTCCCTGGAATTTCCCGAGCGCTATCATTCTATTGAGAAAGGGATTGTCCCTGTTAACCAGACAGAGTGCATGCTGACAGAAATGTTGGCCAAGTTCACAGAAACTGAAGCTCTGGAAGGGAGGATATATGCATGCGACCAATGCAACA gcAAACGGCGAAAGTCTTCTCCTAAACCTCTTGTTCTGAGTGAAGCTAAAAAGCAGTTAATGATCTACAGACTACCTCAGGTCCTCCGACTGCACCTTAAACGATTCAG GTGGTCTGAACGTAATCACCGTGAGAAGATTGGGGTCCATGTCCTCTTTGACCAG GTTTTTGGGTCCACTGCAACGACTCCAAACTGA
- the USP49 gene encoding ubiquitin carboxyl-terminal hydrolase 49 isoform X1, with amino-acid sequence MDRCKHVGRLRLAQDHSILNPQKWRCVDCQTTESIWACLKCSHVACGRYIEEHALKHFEETRHPLAMEVNDLYVFCYLCEDYVLNDNPEGDLKLLRSSLSAIRSQKHDPSTRSGRTLRSMAFGEDTCSHQRTPQGQPQMLTALWHRRQSLLAKALRTWFDKSSRGQLKLEQKKQMEELEKKKEAARQRRQEMKRQLLEELANTPPRKSARLLSHVHRENLIPRKFREAATTSPTSRRMQSSRFKQFYSIRRKPLMTPGVTGLRNLGNTCYMNSILQVLSHLQKFRECFLTLDLCETEELLAKTVNGKSRTPGKLANGSAANESGKTDKVGSYGTQSLPAGLNGGSSISRSLELIQPKEPSSKHISLCHELHTLFRVMWSGKWALVSPFAMLHSVWSLIPAFRGYDQQDAQEFLCELLDKVQQELESEGTKRRILIPFSQRKLTKQVLKVVNTIFHGQLLSQVTCITCNYKSNTVEPFWDLSLEFPERYHSIEKGIVPVNQTECMLTEMLAKFTETEALEGRIYACDQCNSKRRKSSPKPLVLSEAKKQLMIYRLPQVLRLHLKRFRWSERNHREKIGVHVLFDQVLNMEPYCCRDSLSSLDKETFVYDLSAVVMHHGKGFGSGHYTAYCYNTEGGFWVHCNDSKLNVCSVEEVCKTQAYILFYTQRTVQGKAGISEKQLQAQVPSKNSDKDRRLTFP; translated from the exons ATGGATAGATGCAAACATGTTGGGCGACTACGACTCGCCCAGGACCATTCTATCCTGAACCCCCAGAAGTGGCGCTGCGTGGACTGCCAGACGACAGAATCTATCTGGGCTTGTCTGAAATGCTCCCATGTAGCCTGTGGGAGGTACATTGAGGAACATGCACTTAAACACTTTGAAGAAACCAGACATCCATTGGCAATGGAAGTTAATGATCTTTATGTCTTTTGTTACCTTTGTGAAGATTATGTCTTGAACGATAACCCGGAGGGTGATCTGAAATTGCTAAGAAGTTCTCTGTCAGCAATTAGGAGTCAAAAACATGATCCGTCAACAAGAAGTGGTAGGACATTGCGATCAATGGCTTTTGGAGAGGACACGTGCAGCCATCAAAGGACCCCTCAGGGACAACCTCAGATGCTTACGGCTCTCTGGCACAGGCGCCAATCTTTGCTCGCAAAAGCGCTGCGGACCTGGTTTGATAAGAGCTCCAGAGGCCAGCTAAAATTagaacagaagaaacaaatggaagagttggagaaaaagaaggaagcagcTAGGCAGCGGCGGCAGGAGATGAAGAGACAACTTCTGGAGGAGCTAGCAAACACCCCTCCAAGGAAGAGCGCGAGATTGCTGTCTCATGTGCACAGAGAGAACTTGATTCCGAGGAAATTCAGAGAGGCGGCAACCACTTCCCCTACCTCAAGGCGGATGCAGAGCAGCAGATTCAAACAATTTTATTCCATCCGGCGTAAGCCTCTGATGACTCCTGGGGTGACAGGTCTAAGGAACCTGGGAAACACATGTTATATGAATTCTATTCTGCAAGTGCTAAGTCACCTCCAGAAATTTAGAGAATGTTTTCTGACACTTGATCTCTGTGAAACAGAAGAACTCTTAGCCAAAACTGTGAATGGGAAGTCTAGGACGCCTGGCAAATTGGCAAATGGATCTGCTGCTAATGAGTCAGGGAAGACTGACAAAGTAGGATCATATGGCACGCAGAGTTTGCCAGCTGGCTTAAATGGTGGCTCCTCAATAAGCAGGAGTTTAGAACTGATACAACCCAAGGAACCAAGTTCAAAGCACATCTCCCTCTGCCATGAATTGCACACCCTCTTCAGAGTGATGTGGTCTGGCAAGTGGGCACTCGTGTCCCCATTTGCCATGCTGCACTCTGTGTGGAGCCTGATCCCAGCATTTCGCGGTTACGATCAGCAGGACGCTCAGGAATTCCTATGTGAGTTGTTGGACaaagtgcagcaggagctggagtcAGAAGGAACGAAACGCAGGATCCTCATCCCTTTCTCACAAAGGAAGCTCACCAAGCAGGTCCTGAAGGTGGTGAACACCATTTTTCACGGGCAGCTACTCAGTCAG GTCACCTGTATAACATGCAACTACAAATCCAACACCGTTGAGCCCTTTTGGGATCTTTCCCTGGAATTTCCCGAGCGCTATCATTCTATTGAGAAAGGGATTGTCCCTGTTAACCAGACAGAGTGCATGCTGACAGAAATGTTGGCCAAGTTCACAGAAACTGAAGCTCTGGAAGGGAGGATATATGCATGCGACCAATGCAACA gcAAACGGCGAAAGTCTTCTCCTAAACCTCTTGTTCTGAGTGAAGCTAAAAAGCAGTTAATGATCTACAGACTACCTCAGGTCCTCCGACTGCACCTTAAACGATTCAG GTGGTCTGAACGTAATCACCGTGAGAAGATTGGGGTCCATGTCCTCTTTGACCAGGTATTAAACATGGAACCTTACTGCTGCAGGGACTCTCTCTCCTCTCTTGACAAAGAGACCTTTGTCTATGACCTCTCCGCTGTGGTGATGCATCATGGGAAAGGGTTTGGCTCAGGACACTACACAGCATATTGCTACAACACAGAGGGAG GTTTTTGGGTCCACTGCAACGACTCCAAACTGAATGTATGTAGTGTGGAGGAGGTGTGCAAAACCCAGGCCTACATTCTTTTTTACACTCAAAGAACAGTGCAGGGCAAAGCAGGAATCTCAGAAAAACAACTCCAAGCTCAGGTGCCGTCCAAAAACAGCGATAAGGACAGAAGACTGACGTTCCCGTGA